Proteins encoded together in one Lathyrus oleraceus cultivar Zhongwan6 chromosome 5, CAAS_Psat_ZW6_1.0, whole genome shotgun sequence window:
- the LOC127088035 gene encoding endoglucanase 1, whose protein sequence is MASTAIYLHFLLFILTFCSFIHQLSFSFSSQEYHEALEKSILFFEGQRSGRLPSNQRVTWRGHSGLSDGSSYHVDLVGGYYDAGDNVKFGFPMAFTTTLLAWSVIEFGSSMHDQIDNAREAIRWSTDYLLKAATTTPDTLYVQVGEPSMEHGCWERPEDMDTPRNVYKVSPQNPGSDVAAETAAALAASSLVFKDSDPAYSSKLLIAAINVFHFADSYRGSYNDSLNSVVCPFYCSYSGYNDELLWGASWIYKASGINSYMEFIQSNGHILGADDDGYTFSWDDKRPGSKILLSNEFLEKNSEEFQLYNAHADSFICSLVPGTSSFQAQYTPGGVLYKGSASNLQYVTSTTFLILIHAKYISSNGGVISCGTSKVTEKNLINLAKKQVDYILGDNPTKMSYMVGFGERYPKNIHHRGSSLPSIHQQPQQISCNSGFQYFNSDSPNPNVLVGAIVGGPDIHDNFFDDRNNYQQSEPATYINAPFVGALAFFSAQ, encoded by the exons ATGGCTTCCACTGCAATATATTTACACTTCCTGTTGTTCATTTTAACATTTTGTTCATTCATTCATCAACTAAGCTTTTCTTTCAGTTCACAAGAGTATCATGAAGCTCTTGAAAAATCTATTCTATTCTTTGAAGGACAACGTTCTGGAAGATTACCATCCAACCAGAGAGTAACATGGAGGGGACATTCTGGTTTATCAGATGGCTCTTCTTATCAT GTGGACTTAGTTGGCGGTTATTATGATGCTGGCGACAATGTGAAGTTTGGGTTTCCAATGGCTTTTACAACAACATTACTAGCATGGAGTGTCATTGAATTTGGAAGCTCAATGCATGACCAGATTGACAATGCTAGAGAAGCTATCCGGTGGAGCACGGATTATCTTCTTAAGGCCGCCACCACAACGCCAGACACATTATATGTCCAA GTTGGGGAGCCTAGCATGGAACATGGGTGTTGGGAAAGGCCAGAGGATATGGACACTCCACGGAATGTGTATAAGGTATCACCTCAAAACCCGGGTTCTGATGTCGCGGCCGAGACTGCAGCTGCACTGGCAGCTTCTTCATTAGTATTCAAAGATTCAGATCCAGCCTATTCCTCCAAATTGCTTATAGCAGCCATCAAT GTATTCCATTTTGCAGACAGTTACAGAGGCTCTTACAATGACTCTCTTAACTCTGTAGTTTGTCCATTTTACTGTTCTTACTCTGGATACAAT GATGAGTTACTTTGGGGTGCATCATGGATTTACAAAGCTTCTGGAATAAATTCCTACATGGAGTTCATACAATCAAACGGTCACATATTAGGCGCCGATGATGATGGTTACACTTTCAGTTGGGATGACAAGCGACCTGGAAGTAAAATATTACTTTCAAAT GAATTCTTAGAGAAAAATTCTGAAGAGTTCCAGTTGTATAATGCACATGCAGACAGTTTCATTTGTTCTCTAGTACCAGGAACTTCTAGTTTTCAGGCTCAATACACCCCAG GGGGTGTTTTGTATAAAGGAAGTGCGAGCAATTTACAGTATGTGACATCTACAACCTTTCTTATCTTAATACACGCAAAGTATATCAGCTCAAATGGAGGTGTTATCTCGTGTGGAACATCAAAAGTCACAGAAAAAAATCTCATAAACTTGGCCAAAAAGCAAGTTGATTACATTTTGGGGGATAATCCAACAAAGATGTCTTATATGGTTGGTTTTGGAGAGAGGTATCCAAAGAATATTCATCATAGAGGTTCCTCTTTACCTTCCATTCACCAGCAGCCTCAACAGATTTCTTGTAACAGTGGATTTCAATACTTCAATTCAGACTCACCTAACCCAAATGTTCTTGTTGGAGCCATTGTTGGTGGTCCTGATATCCATGACAATTTCTTTGATGATAGAAATAATTATCAACAGTCGGAACCAGCAACTTATATTAATGCACCTTTTGTTGGTGCTCTTGCTTTTTTCTCTGCTCAATAA
- the LOC127079973 gene encoding uncharacterized protein LOC127079973 encodes MDNCVISSHYKSVSDKRSGNQNRRNPYIVPYGKGKQRFQQKNNGGKSHSGGGAHAALKCFKCEVNGHRALECTTLICLNCGKERHTCVECNSVVVTCFNCGDNGHITAQCQKHKKTQDVKVGAKVFALSGAEASKFDNLVRETGPCGVYYEWKHGYRYSNEWVLWHRLSFGHRTLECTTLICLNCGKERHTCVECNSVVVTCFNCGDNGHITAQCQKHKKTQDVKVGAKVFTLSGAEASKFDNLVRGTYFIYDIPLITIIDIGVTHSFISIDCVKRLGLVVSTMNGNMVIDTPTNGSGKETLDDMLIVCKFPYAFPDDITDLPP; translated from the exons ATGG ATAACTGTGTTATATCCTCTCATTACAAGAGTGTCAGTGATAAGAGAAGTGGTAATCAAAATCGCAGAAATCCATATATTGTTCCCTATGGTAAAGGTAAACAGAGGTTTCAGCAGAAGAATAATGGTGGGAAGAGTCATAGTGGGGGAGGTGCTCATGCTGCTCTCAAATGTTTCAAATGTGAGGTTAATGGTCATCGTGCTTTAGAGTGTACTACCTTGATATGCTTAAATTGTGGAAAGGAAAGGCATACCTGCGTTGAATGCAATAGTGTTGTggtaacttgtttcaactgtggagatAATGGTCATATTACCGCACAATGTCAGAAGCATAAAAAGACTCAAGATGTGAAAGTTGGTGCAAAAGTATTTGCTCTCAGTGGTGCAGAGGCCTCTAAATTTGATAATTTGGTTCGAG AGACTGGGCCTTGTGGTGTCTACTATGAATGGAAACATGGTTATCGATACTCCAACGAATGG GTACTTTGGCATCGACTTAGCTTTGGGCATCGTACTTTAGAGTGTACTACCTTGATATGCTTAAATTGTGGAAAGGAAAGGCATACCTGCGTTGAATGTAATAGTGTTGTggtaacttgtttcaactgtggagatAATGGTCATATTACCGCACAATGTCAGAAGCATAAAAAGACTCAAGATGTGAAAGTTGGTGCAAAAGTATTTACTCTCAGTGGTGCAGAGGCCTCCAAATTTGATAATTTGGTTCGAGGTACTTATTTCATTTATGATATTCCTTTAATTACTATCATTGATATTGGTGTGACACATTCCTTTATATCTATTGATTGTGTTAAGAGACTGGGTCTTGTGGTGTCTACTATGAATGGAAACATGGTTATCGATACTCCAACGAATGGGTCG GGTAAAGAGACGTTGGATGATATGCTTATAGTGTGTAAATTTCCATATGCATTCCCCGATGATATTACTGATTTACCGCCATAG